The following proteins are encoded in a genomic region of Spirosoma sp. SC4-14:
- the plsX gene encoding phosphate acyltransferase PlsX, with protein sequence MKIAVDAMGGDFAPEAIVEGVVMAAAELPDNIAIVLIGKQSVVQELIQKYGAETATNIELVNADDVIEMSEHPTKALSQKPNSSIGIGFKLLKDGQVNAFCSAGNTGAMHVGALFSIKAIEGVMRPCIAGFVPQITGGHAVMLDIGANADCKPEMLTQFGEIGSIYAQYTFGIDRPRVALMNIGTEEQKGSLVAQAAHQLLKDSRKINFVGNIEGGDLFAGKADVIVTDGFTGNVMFKLGESFYVMAKERGISDEFLDKTNYESVGGSPILGVNGNVIIAHGISSPLAIKNMISLAIRQVESDAYTKIAHALS encoded by the coding sequence ATGAAAATTGCAGTGGACGCAATGGGTGGCGATTTTGCTCCCGAAGCAATAGTGGAAGGAGTTGTAATGGCTGCCGCTGAATTGCCGGATAATATAGCTATTGTACTGATTGGCAAACAGTCCGTGGTGCAGGAGTTAATCCAGAAATACGGAGCCGAGACCGCTACAAATATCGAATTGGTCAATGCTGACGACGTCATTGAGATGAGTGAGCACCCTACAAAGGCGCTTTCTCAGAAACCCAATTCCAGTATCGGAATTGGGTTTAAGCTTTTGAAAGACGGGCAGGTTAACGCATTCTGTAGCGCGGGCAACACGGGTGCAATGCACGTTGGTGCCTTATTTAGTATCAAAGCCATTGAAGGGGTAATGCGCCCCTGTATTGCGGGCTTTGTTCCCCAAATTACGGGTGGCCACGCAGTTATGCTCGACATTGGCGCCAATGCCGACTGCAAGCCGGAAATGCTGACACAATTTGGCGAAATAGGCTCAATCTATGCCCAATATACATTTGGTATCGATCGGCCCCGGGTAGCCCTGATGAACATTGGCACTGAAGAACAAAAAGGATCGCTCGTTGCTCAGGCCGCACATCAGCTTCTGAAAGACAGTCGAAAAATTAATTTCGTTGGTAATATAGAAGGCGGAGACCTCTTTGCCGGAAAAGCCGACGTCATTGTTACCGATGGATTTACCGGAAATGTGATGTTCAAGCTAGGCGAGTCGTTTTATGTAATGGCCAAAGAACGTGGCATTAGCGACGAATTTCTGGATAAAACCAATTACGAATCTGTTGGTGGTAGCCCCATACTGGGTGTTAACGGTAACGTAATTATCGCACACGGTATCTCGTCGCCATTAGCCATAAAAAATATGATTAGTCTGGCCATCCGGCAGGTTGAGTCCGACGCTTACACTAAAATTGCACACGCCCTCAGCTAG
- the efp gene encoding elongation factor P, with translation MATTADIRNGLVINFNNDLFQITEFQHVKPGKGAAFVRTKLKSLTTGRVIDNTFNSGVTIYPVRVERRKFQYLYKDEAGYNFMDQESFDQINIDEKLIDGADLMKEGQEVEILINAENETPLSCELPPFVELEVTYAEPGIKGDTANSPKKRVEVESGAKIMVPLFIDSGEKIRVDTRTREYVERVK, from the coding sequence ATGGCAACGACCGCAGATATCCGCAACGGACTGGTCATAAACTTCAACAACGACCTTTTTCAAATCACTGAATTTCAGCACGTAAAACCTGGAAAAGGGGCTGCTTTTGTTCGTACAAAATTAAAAAGTCTGACTACTGGCCGCGTAATTGACAACACCTTCAACTCGGGTGTAACCATTTATCCGGTCCGGGTAGAACGCCGGAAATTCCAGTACCTCTATAAAGACGAAGCAGGCTATAATTTTATGGACCAGGAATCGTTCGACCAGATCAACATCGACGAAAAACTTATTGATGGTGCCGATCTGATGAAAGAAGGTCAGGAAGTTGAAATTCTGATTAATGCTGAAAACGAGACTCCGCTCTCCTGTGAGCTGCCTCCGTTTGTTGAGCTGGAAGTAACCTATGCCGAACCGGGTATTAAAGGCGACACGGCCAACAGCCCCAAAAAACGGGTTGAAGTAGAGTCTGGTGCCAAAATTATGGTCCCCCTCTTTATTGACTCTGGTGAAAAAATCCGGGTCGACACCCGCACACGCGAATACGTAGAACGAGTGAAATAA
- a CDS encoding sodium:solute symporter family protein yields the protein MLLFLIALYLLSNVAVGAWAARRVTNSQDFVLAGRRLPLFLAASVTFATWFGSETIMGAPAMFVEGGFLAVIEEPFGSALCLFLVGAFFARPLYRLNITTFSDYFRVRFGRSAELLSALMVIPSYFSWIAAQLVAIGIVLSVVTDVPREYCIVASATIVMIYTLLGGMWSISVTDFFHNLIIILALAVLAIMLWNDVGGWTTIQQRTPTNFFRFIPNPTRKDWLAYIAAWITIGLGSIPQQDVFQRVMAAKTETISVRASYLASAMYLTVAMLPLFIALSAKLLHPDLPQDNQLIIPNMVIRHGNLFLQVLFFGAVTSAILSVSSGAILAPATVFGENIVRFFRPEINDQALLKTIRWAVVAITIICVLMSTTRDTNIFDLVGESSAFSLVSLFIPLAAGIYWKPANLIGCLCSMTVGFSVWLFCIWLNTETSPMLWGLLASAIGMAAGSLVNSSRQLNDPATDGGN from the coding sequence ATGCTACTGTTCCTGATCGCTCTCTATCTGCTCTCTAATGTGGCAGTTGGTGCCTGGGCGGCCCGACGTGTCACCAATTCACAGGATTTTGTGTTGGCCGGCCGGAGGCTCCCCTTGTTTCTGGCAGCCTCTGTTACTTTCGCAACCTGGTTTGGCTCAGAAACCATCATGGGAGCACCTGCCATGTTTGTAGAAGGCGGCTTTCTGGCCGTTATTGAAGAGCCATTCGGGTCGGCATTGTGTCTGTTTCTGGTGGGAGCATTCTTTGCAAGGCCACTTTATCGGCTCAACATTACTACATTCAGCGATTATTTTCGCGTACGATTTGGCCGATCGGCAGAATTACTATCGGCGCTGATGGTTATTCCATCGTATTTCAGTTGGATTGCGGCTCAGCTAGTAGCCATTGGTATCGTATTAAGCGTTGTAACAGATGTGCCGCGCGAATATTGCATTGTCGCTAGTGCAACCATCGTAATGATTTACACATTACTGGGCGGTATGTGGTCGATTTCGGTTACCGACTTTTTTCACAACCTGATTATCATTCTGGCTCTGGCAGTATTAGCCATTATGCTTTGGAACGATGTTGGTGGCTGGACAACCATTCAGCAACGGACCCCTACTAATTTTTTCCGGTTCATTCCCAATCCTACCCGTAAAGACTGGCTGGCTTATATAGCAGCCTGGATCACAATTGGTTTAGGGTCAATACCTCAGCAAGATGTTTTTCAGCGCGTTATGGCCGCCAAAACAGAAACGATTTCAGTGCGAGCGTCGTATCTGGCCTCAGCTATGTATTTAACGGTGGCCATGCTCCCACTATTTATTGCCCTAAGCGCCAAACTACTCCACCCCGACTTACCTCAGGATAACCAATTAATTATTCCGAATATGGTGATCCGGCACGGAAATTTATTTCTACAGGTTTTATTCTTCGGGGCAGTGACCTCGGCCATTCTAAGCGTATCGAGCGGAGCCATTCTGGCACCGGCAACGGTTTTTGGCGAGAATATCGTTCGTTTCTTCCGCCCCGAAATCAATGATCAGGCTTTATTGAAAACCATTCGTTGGGCCGTTGTGGCCATCACAATTATTTGCGTGTTGATGAGTACAACACGCGATACCAATATTTTCGATCTTGTTGGCGAATCGTCGGCATTTAGTCTTGTTTCGTTGTTTATTCCGCTGGCAGCAGGCATTTACTGGAAACCGGCAAATCTGATCGGCTGTCTGTGCTCGATGACTGTTGGTTTTAGCGTATGGCTATTCTGTATCTGGCTAAATACCGAAACATCGCCCATGCTTTGGGGCTTACTGGCAAGCGCCATTGGTATGGCTGCCGGGAGCTTAGTCAACTCCTCCCGGCAACTTAATGATCCAGCAACCGACGGTGGTAATTGA
- the accC gene encoding acetyl-CoA carboxylase biotin carboxylase subunit translates to MFKKILIANRGEIALRIIRTCREMGIKTVAVYSTADRDSLHVRFADEAVCIGPPVSKQSYLSIPSIISAAEVTGADAIHPGYGFLSENAEFSQICADYGIKFIGATAEQINGMGDKATAKATMKSAGVPVIPGSDGLLESIEQGKKLSAEMGYPVIVKATAGGGGRGMRIIRAESEFEKAWNDARTEAGAAFGNDGLYLEKFVEEPRHIEIQIVGDQFGKVCHLSERDCSIQRRHQKLVEETPSPIVSAELREEMGQAAIKGAQAIGYEGAGTVEFLVDKHGKFYFMEMNTRIQVEHPITEEVTDFDLIKEQIKVAAGVEISGRNYTPKLYAMECRINAEDPANGFRPSPGKITVLHMPGGHGVRVDSHVYTGYTIPPNYDSMIAKLIVSGQSREEVITRMKRALQEFVIEGIKTTIPFHIKLMDDPKFKSGQFTTAFLETFDFSKL, encoded by the coding sequence ATGTTTAAGAAAATTCTTATTGCCAACCGGGGAGAAATCGCACTTCGGATTATTCGGACATGCCGCGAAATGGGTATTAAAACCGTCGCCGTTTATTCGACTGCCGACCGCGATAGCTTGCATGTCCGCTTTGCCGACGAGGCTGTTTGTATTGGCCCACCCGTTAGCAAGCAATCCTACCTGAGTATTCCCAGCATCATATCGGCCGCCGAAGTGACTGGTGCCGATGCCATACACCCTGGCTACGGATTTCTTTCTGAAAACGCCGAATTCTCGCAAATCTGCGCCGATTACGGTATTAAGTTCATTGGTGCTACCGCCGAACAGATTAATGGAATGGGCGATAAGGCAACCGCCAAAGCAACCATGAAATCGGCTGGTGTACCCGTCATACCGGGTTCCGATGGGTTGCTTGAATCCATTGAGCAAGGCAAGAAACTCTCGGCCGAAATGGGTTATCCCGTTATTGTGAAGGCAACTGCCGGTGGTGGTGGCCGAGGTATGCGGATTATCCGGGCTGAAAGCGAGTTTGAGAAAGCCTGGAACGACGCCCGCACCGAAGCAGGGGCTGCCTTTGGCAACGATGGGCTCTATCTGGAGAAATTCGTTGAAGAACCCCGGCACATCGAAATTCAGATTGTTGGCGACCAGTTTGGCAAAGTCTGCCACCTTTCGGAGCGCGACTGTTCGATCCAGCGCCGTCACCAAAAACTGGTTGAAGAAACTCCTTCCCCAATTGTATCGGCCGAACTTCGTGAAGAAATGGGGCAGGCTGCAATAAAAGGTGCTCAGGCTATTGGTTACGAAGGCGCCGGAACGGTTGAGTTCCTTGTCGACAAACACGGGAAATTCTATTTCATGGAAATGAATACCCGGATTCAGGTTGAGCACCCCATTACCGAAGAAGTAACGGATTTTGATCTAATCAAGGAGCAAATTAAAGTAGCAGCCGGAGTCGAAATTTCGGGGCGGAATTATACGCCAAAGCTCTACGCGATGGAATGCCGGATCAATGCTGAAGATCCTGCCAATGGTTTCCGTCCGTCGCCTGGTAAGATTACCGTTTTGCATATGCCCGGCGGTCATGGCGTTCGGGTCGATAGTCATGTATACACAGGCTACACGATTCCGCCTAATTATGACTCTATGATTGCGAAACTGATCGTTTCGGGCCAATCGCGCGAAGAGGTTATAACACGGATGAAACGGGCGCTACAGGAGTTTGTTATCGAAGGAATTAAAACCACGATTCCATTCCACATTAAGCTCATGGACGATCCTAAATTCAAATCGGGTCAGTTTACAACTGCTTTTCTGGAAACATTCGATTTCAGTAAGCTATAA
- a CDS encoding serine hydrolase domain-containing protein translates to MTKCLTMAFLLSATSVYAQLSDQLDSLMQATIPADRPGAALLVVVDGKAVYQKGYGLANQKTKAAISPKTNFRMASVSKQFTAMGILLLEKDRKLSLDDPLIRFFPEWQPTVGKKVRISHLLTHTSGVLDYESVMNSNQKEQLLDADVLRLLKDQDSVYFEPGSQFRYSNSAYCLLALLIERVSGLSFATFIKQRIFQPLHMTESVVYEAGKPIPNRAMGYRKQGNAYVFSDQSLTSATKGDGGVYTSLTDYRKWIEALQTNTLLNLNAVLARTGKAIRSYRSSYYGAGWFYQQPASPILFHSGTTCGFNNFVVSIPSSRFLMAYFSNRADNKANAEAVIRILAKALQPEISNILALDELTQ, encoded by the coding sequence ATGACGAAATGTCTGACAATGGCCTTCTTACTGTCGGCTACCTCAGTTTATGCACAACTATCCGACCAGCTCGATTCTTTAATGCAAGCAACCATCCCGGCCGATCGGCCGGGAGCAGCACTGCTGGTTGTTGTTGATGGTAAAGCTGTCTATCAAAAAGGCTACGGCCTGGCAAATCAAAAAACGAAAGCAGCCATAAGTCCCAAAACTAATTTTCGCATGGCATCAGTCTCAAAGCAGTTTACGGCAATGGGGATTTTGTTGCTGGAAAAAGACAGGAAGCTTTCGCTTGACGATCCGTTGATTCGTTTTTTTCCGGAGTGGCAGCCAACGGTTGGTAAAAAAGTGCGGATCAGCCATTTGCTTACCCATACATCGGGAGTGCTGGATTACGAATCAGTTATGAATTCGAATCAAAAAGAACAATTACTGGATGCCGATGTACTACGCTTGCTTAAAGACCAGGATTCGGTGTATTTCGAACCAGGGAGCCAATTTCGCTATAGCAACTCGGCCTATTGCCTTTTGGCATTGCTTATTGAACGGGTATCGGGGCTGTCGTTTGCTACATTTATCAAACAGCGAATATTCCAGCCATTGCACATGACCGAGTCCGTTGTGTATGAAGCGGGAAAGCCTATTCCAAACCGGGCAATGGGATACCGCAAACAAGGGAATGCCTATGTTTTTTCGGACCAGAGCCTGACGAGCGCCACCAAAGGTGACGGCGGTGTATATACTTCCCTGACCGATTATCGGAAATGGATCGAAGCATTGCAAACCAATACATTACTCAATCTGAATGCCGTGTTAGCCCGTACCGGCAAAGCCATTCGTTCTTATAGAAGCAGTTATTATGGCGCTGGATGGTTCTATCAGCAACCGGCCAGCCCAATTCTGTTTCATTCGGGCACGACCTGCGGGTTCAATAATTTCGTGGTGTCGATACCTTCCAGCCGCTTTCTGATGGCTTATTTCTCCAATAGAGCCGATAATAAAGCCAATGCCGAAGCCGTAATTAGAATACTAGCGAAAGCTCTTCAGCCTGAGATTAGCAATATTTTGGCTCTCGACGAGCTAACTCAATAA
- a CDS encoding beta-ketoacyl-ACP synthase III, translated as MSKAAITGVHGYVPDYVLTNAELERMVDTNDEWITTRTGIKERHILKGEGMGSSHMGAKAVAGLLEKLTIKPEEVDLLICATTTPDYVFPCTANLICDMVGIRNVGSFDVQAACSGFLYALTIGSQFIETGKYKKVVVVGADKMSAIVDYTDRATCVLFGDGAGAVMLEPNADGFGVIDSLIKSDGVGQNHLFQKAGGSRYPPTHETVEKRWHYVYQDGPAVFKFAVKNMADVSAEIMERNHLAGNDVNWLVPHQANKRIIDATAHRMGIESDKVMMNIHKYGNTTAATIPLCLFDYESQLKKGDNLVLAAFGGGFTWGAAYVKWAY; from the coding sequence ATGAGTAAAGCTGCCATAACAGGAGTCCACGGCTATGTTCCCGATTACGTCTTAACAAACGCTGAGCTGGAGCGTATGGTGGATACAAACGACGAATGGATTACCACCCGAACGGGAATCAAAGAACGCCATATTCTGAAGGGCGAAGGAATGGGTTCTTCACACATGGGTGCGAAAGCGGTTGCTGGGCTACTCGAAAAGCTTACTATAAAACCGGAAGAAGTTGACTTGCTGATTTGCGCTACAACAACTCCCGATTATGTATTTCCGTGCACAGCTAACCTTATCTGCGATATGGTTGGCATTCGCAACGTAGGTAGTTTCGATGTGCAGGCGGCTTGTTCCGGCTTCCTATATGCATTGACTATCGGTTCGCAGTTTATCGAAACAGGGAAATACAAAAAAGTAGTCGTTGTTGGAGCCGATAAAATGTCGGCTATCGTCGATTATACGGACCGGGCTACCTGCGTGCTCTTTGGCGATGGAGCCGGAGCCGTGATGCTCGAACCTAATGCCGATGGTTTCGGAGTTATCGACTCCCTTATCAAATCAGACGGTGTTGGGCAAAACCATCTGTTTCAAAAAGCAGGTGGCAGCCGATACCCACCCACCCACGAAACCGTCGAAAAACGCTGGCACTATGTTTATCAGGACGGTCCGGCAGTTTTTAAATTTGCAGTCAAAAATATGGCCGATGTATCGGCCGAAATTATGGAGCGTAACCACCTGGCAGGCAACGATGTCAACTGGTTGGTGCCCCATCAGGCTAATAAACGAATTATTGACGCCACGGCTCATCGAATGGGAATCGAGTCGGATAAAGTCATGATGAATATTCACAAGTATGGCAACACCACAGCCGCTACGATCCCCCTTTGCCTGTTCGATTACGAATCGCAACTTAAGAAAGGAGATAACCTGGTGCTGGCTGCTTTTGGTGGTGGCTTTACCTGGGGCGCTGCCTACGTGAAGTGGGCTTATTAA
- a CDS encoding sodium/solute symporter (Members of the Solute:Sodium Symporter (SSS), TC 2.A.21 as described in tcdb.org, catalyze solute:Na+ symport. Known solutes for members of the family include sugars, amino acids, nucleosides, inositols, vitamins, urea or anions, depending on the system.), producing MNHLATADYLVFFLYLVIVVGYGYWVYRRRRQKTINTTDFFLAEGSLTWWAIGASLIASNISAEHFIGMAGSGFAMGLAISSYEWIAAATLVIVAIYFIPIYLRNHIYTMPQFLAQRYSDTVSTILAIFWLVVYVLVNLTSILYLGAIAIESLAGISFTVCTLGLAIFAIFITLGGMKVIGYTDVIQVVVLVFGGLVVTYLALQLVAQETGSGSVWNGLLSLRQHADSHFHMFFPKGHPYYEVLPGMALVTGGMWINNFSYWGCNQYIVQRALGADLKTARSGILFAAFLKLMIPLIVVIPGIAAFVLYQHGTFQAAMTDASGAVKPDHAYPVLMNLLPVGMKGLAFAALTAAVVASLAGKANSISTIFTLDIYKKYIDNKASEQKLVTIGRWAVVVAFLIAVALAPMLRSLDQVYQYIQEYTNFITPGVFAIFLLGFFWKRATNRAALTVAILTIPLSTLLKFWPEVTHLFGTESDPIPFLHRTTWVFCIDVAIMVVISLVDPVRVKGLIIDRQMFRVSPSFVVGSIGIFSILAVLYAVFW from the coding sequence ATGAATCACCTTGCAACAGCCGATTACCTCGTTTTTTTTCTTTACCTGGTTATTGTTGTCGGTTATGGCTACTGGGTTTACCGCCGTCGGCGACAAAAAACCATTAATACCACCGATTTTTTTCTGGCCGAAGGCTCCTTAACCTGGTGGGCCATTGGAGCCTCACTGATCGCGTCAAACATCTCAGCCGAGCATTTTATTGGGATGGCGGGTTCGGGTTTTGCGATGGGGTTAGCCATTTCGTCGTATGAGTGGATTGCAGCCGCAACGCTGGTCATTGTTGCCATCTATTTTATTCCGATTTACCTGCGCAACCATATCTACACCATGCCGCAGTTTCTGGCACAACGCTACAGCGATACGGTCAGCACTATTCTGGCCATATTCTGGCTGGTCGTTTATGTGCTGGTTAACCTGACGTCGATTCTGTATCTGGGGGCTATTGCCATTGAGTCGCTGGCCGGAATCTCCTTTACTGTTTGCACACTGGGACTAGCTATTTTCGCCATTTTCATTACGCTGGGCGGCATGAAAGTGATTGGTTATACCGACGTTATTCAGGTGGTGGTGCTGGTTTTTGGCGGGCTGGTTGTTACTTACCTTGCGCTGCAACTGGTTGCTCAGGAAACCGGTAGCGGAAGCGTCTGGAACGGTTTGTTAAGTTTGCGCCAGCATGCCGATAGCCATTTCCACATGTTCTTCCCAAAAGGTCATCCCTATTACGAGGTTCTGCCAGGTATGGCACTGGTTACGGGCGGTATGTGGATCAACAATTTTTCGTATTGGGGCTGCAATCAGTATATTGTGCAACGAGCCCTGGGGGCCGATCTGAAAACGGCTCGTAGCGGTATTCTGTTTGCGGCATTCCTCAAACTAATGATTCCGCTTATTGTCGTCATTCCGGGAATTGCTGCTTTTGTTCTATACCAGCATGGCACGTTCCAGGCTGCCATGACCGATGCCTCTGGCGCTGTGAAACCCGACCATGCCTATCCTGTACTGATGAATCTACTGCCCGTTGGCATGAAAGGGCTGGCCTTTGCGGCTTTGACAGCCGCCGTGGTCGCATCGTTGGCCGGTAAGGCCAATTCAATATCAACCATCTTTACGCTCGATATTTACAAAAAATACATCGACAACAAGGCATCGGAACAGAAGCTGGTAACCATCGGACGCTGGGCCGTTGTTGTCGCCTTTCTGATTGCTGTTGCCCTGGCACCCATGTTGCGGTCGCTCGATCAGGTTTATCAATACATCCAGGAATACACTAATTTTATTACACCAGGTGTATTTGCTATTTTCCTTTTAGGTTTTTTCTGGAAACGGGCAACCAACCGGGCCGCTTTAACGGTGGCCATTTTAACCATTCCGCTATCGACGCTACTCAAATTCTGGCCTGAAGTAACCCATCTCTTTGGTACTGAATCTGACCCAATACCGTTTCTTCACCGCACCACCTGGGTATTCTGCATTGATGTAGCCATCATGGTCGTGATATCGCTAGTCGATCCGGTTCGGGTGAAAGGGCTTATTATCGATCGGCAGATGTTTCGGGTATCCCCTTCGTTTGTTGTGGGTTCCATTGGAATTTTCAGTATTTTGGCTGTATTGTACGCCGTATTCTGGTAG
- the accB gene encoding acetyl-CoA carboxylase biotin carboxyl carrier protein: MNTKDIQQLIDFISQSGLDEVNIETADLKISVKRYGIGAPAAPAAAPAPTAPAAPVAAPQPQSAPAAVATPAVVATPKADTSNFITIKSPMIGTFYRSSNPETPAFVEIGDTVSEGKVVCIIEAMKLFNEIESEVSGRIVKVLVENATPVEYDQPLFLVEPI; the protein is encoded by the coding sequence ATGAATACAAAAGACATTCAGCAACTTATCGACTTCATCTCGCAATCGGGTCTGGACGAAGTCAACATTGAGACAGCCGATCTTAAAATTAGTGTAAAGCGCTATGGTATAGGTGCACCCGCAGCTCCAGCAGCGGCTCCTGCTCCTACTGCCCCAGCCGCTCCTGTAGCTGCTCCACAGCCACAGTCGGCCCCGGCGGCTGTGGCAACACCAGCCGTTGTCGCAACGCCTAAAGCAGATACCTCAAACTTCATTACGATCAAATCGCCAATGATCGGCACCTTCTATCGCTCCTCGAATCCGGAAACCCCGGCTTTCGTTGAAATAGGCGACACTGTAAGTGAAGGAAAAGTAGTTTGTATTATCGAGGCCATGAAACTTTTCAACGAAATCGAGTCTGAAGTATCGGGCCGTATCGTAAAAGTACTCGTTGAGAACGCTACACCGGTCGAATACGACCAGCCGCTGTTTTTGGTAGAACCCATTTAA
- a CDS encoding NUDIX hydrolase, which produces MKVRPSALIWRQNAGQTEILLMRYNYGGQDVYALPGGNPDRGEILTETVVREIREELGVSVDIGEMILAGEMLLSQRNDDVLHVVFAARNLQGEPQLNPTETTALEIAWKPVADLEQLNMYPNIGRKLQPWFSSATYLGYVGRIEQQYFG; this is translated from the coding sequence ATGAAAGTTCGTCCATCTGCCCTTATCTGGCGCCAAAATGCTGGCCAAACAGAAATTTTACTAATGCGCTACAACTATGGTGGTCAGGATGTATATGCACTGCCAGGTGGGAATCCCGACCGGGGCGAAATCCTGACTGAAACCGTTGTGCGCGAAATTCGGGAGGAGCTTGGGGTTTCTGTCGATATTGGTGAGATGATTCTGGCCGGTGAAATGCTCCTGTCGCAACGCAACGACGATGTGTTACACGTTGTGTTTGCGGCTCGTAATCTTCAGGGCGAACCGCAACTCAACCCAACCGAAACAACCGCACTCGAAATCGCCTGGAAACCAGTTGCCGATCTGGAGCAGTTAAACATGTATCCGAACATCGGCCGAAAACTTCAGCCCTGGTTTAGTTCGGCAACGTATTTAGGCTACGTCGGCCGAATTGAGCAGCAGTATTTTGGTTAA
- a CDS encoding DUF1572 family protein — MLIPTLKTLFLRDLNRLKQEMSLYKNEAVIWHTEQQIPNSAGNLCLHLVGNLNTYIGAELGKTGYIRYRDLEFSLKDIPRAELIEKVEATIPVVMNALDRVREEQLDDEYPQLVFEAKTSTGYMLVHLASHLAYHLGQINYHRRLLDH; from the coding sequence ATGCTTATTCCTACCCTAAAAACGCTGTTTCTGAGAGACCTTAACCGGCTGAAGCAGGAAATGAGTTTGTATAAAAATGAAGCCGTGATCTGGCATACCGAGCAACAGATTCCGAACTCGGCCGGTAATCTGTGTCTGCATCTGGTTGGCAATCTGAATACATATATCGGAGCCGAATTGGGCAAAACGGGCTATATTCGTTACCGCGATCTGGAATTTTCATTAAAAGATATTCCGCGTGCCGAATTGATCGAGAAAGTTGAGGCTACGATTCCAGTTGTTATGAATGCGCTCGACAGAGTGCGGGAAGAACAACTCGATGACGAATATCCGCAGTTGGTGTTTGAGGCAAAAACTTCCACAGGCTATATGCTGGTGCATCTGGCTTCTCATCTGGCCTATCACCTTGGGCAAATCAATTACCACCGTCGGTTGCTGGATCATTAA
- the rpmF gene encoding 50S ribosomal protein L32 — protein sequence MAHPKRRHSSTRRDKRRTHYKATAVTLSTDAQTGEVHERHHAHVFEGNLFYKGQMIIENYAKTA from the coding sequence ATGGCACATCCCAAACGACGCCACTCAAGCACCCGGCGCGATAAGCGCAGAACCCACTACAAGGCTACGGCCGTAACGCTTTCGACCGACGCCCAAACTGGCGAAGTTCACGAGCGTCATCATGCCCACGTTTTTGAGGGTAATCTTTTTTATAAAGGCCAAATGATTATTGAGAATTACGCTAAAACGGCCTAG
- a CDS encoding inositol oxygenase family protein — MISENAPLSSLDQWEDDILSRYPEPEHKSKEDYRNYDSPERDTVREFYRLNHTYQTYDFVREKEREFLKFDKKELPVWGVAEFLNTLVDDSDPDTDLDQLQHLLQTSEAIRADGHPDWFVLTGFLHDMGKVLCLFGEPQWAVVGDTFPVGCKHSDRIVYPEFFANNPDSQDERYNTKYGVYEPNCGLRNVHMSWGHDEYLYQLMKDYMPEPALYMMRYHSFYSQHREEAYNHLMDEHDHAMFKWVRKFNPYDLYSKSPKPPVVSELKPYYEDLIAKYLPATLRL; from the coding sequence ATGATAAGCGAAAACGCCCCCCTCAGCAGCCTCGATCAATGGGAAGACGATATTCTGAGTCGCTATCCCGAACCCGAACACAAGTCTAAAGAAGATTACCGGAACTACGATTCGCCCGAGCGCGATACGGTTCGTGAGTTTTATCGGTTAAACCATACTTACCAGACCTACGATTTTGTACGGGAGAAAGAACGGGAGTTTCTGAAGTTCGACAAAAAAGAATTACCTGTTTGGGGGGTGGCCGAGTTTCTGAACACCCTGGTCGACGACTCAGACCCCGATACCGACCTCGACCAGCTTCAGCACCTGTTGCAAACCTCCGAAGCTATTCGTGCAGATGGCCATCCCGACTGGTTTGTGCTGACCGGCTTTCTGCACGATATGGGGAAAGTTCTCTGTCTGTTCGGTGAACCTCAATGGGCTGTGGTAGGCGACACGTTCCCGGTAGGTTGCAAACACTCCGACCGGATCGTTTATCCCGAATTTTTTGCTAACAACCCCGATAGCCAGGACGAACGGTATAACACAAAATACGGTGTTTATGAACCCAACTGCGGTTTGCGCAATGTGCATATGTCGTGGGGGCACGATGAGTATCTGTATCAGTTGATGAAAGATTATATGCCTGAGCCAGCGCTATACATGATGCGCTATCACTCATTCTATTCTCAGCACCGCGAAGAGGCTTACAATCACTTAATGGATGAGCACGATCATGCTATGTTCAAATGGGTGCGAAAGTTTAATCCTTACGATCTGTATTCAAAAAGCCCAAAACCACCCGTAGTTAGTGAACTGAAACCTTACTACGAAGATCTGATTGCCAAGTACCTGCCTGCTACATTGCGGTTGTGA